One part of the Bradyrhizobium sp. CB1650 genome encodes these proteins:
- a CDS encoding ABC transporter ATP-binding protein, whose product MLSIKNLSKSFSSAGEPVRVLRGVDLDLKAGERVALTGESGSGKSTLLHLIAGLDAADGGSIRLEDTEVTELSDAERARLRRDRIGLVFQQFNLIPSLSVEDNLAFQARIAGRHDAAWSKELVERLGLGSLLKRYPEQLSGGQQQRVAIGRALATKPSLLLADEPTGNLDETTADDVLALTRDLVARTGCGFLMVTHSLHLAATLDRHVTLHAGRIT is encoded by the coding sequence GTGCTCAGCATCAAAAATCTCTCCAAGAGTTTCTCCTCAGCCGGCGAGCCGGTCCGCGTGCTGCGCGGCGTCGATCTCGACCTTAAGGCAGGCGAACGCGTCGCTCTGACCGGGGAATCCGGCAGTGGCAAGAGCACGCTATTGCATCTGATCGCCGGGCTGGATGCCGCCGACGGTGGCTCGATCCGGCTCGAGGACACCGAGGTCACCGAGCTATCCGACGCGGAGCGCGCAAGGCTGCGGCGCGACCGAATCGGCTTGGTCTTCCAGCAGTTCAACCTGATCCCGAGCCTGTCGGTCGAGGACAATCTCGCCTTCCAGGCACGAATCGCCGGCCGCCATGATGCGGCCTGGAGCAAGGAGCTGGTCGAGCGGCTCGGGCTCGGCAGCCTGCTCAAGCGCTATCCCGAGCAATTGTCCGGCGGCCAGCAGCAGCGCGTCGCGATCGGCCGCGCGCTGGCAACGAAACCCTCGCTGCTGCTTGCGGACGAGCCGACCGGCAATCTGGACGAGACGACCGCCGACGACGTGCTGGCGCTGACGCGCGACCTCGTTGCGCGGACCGGTTGCGGCTTCCTGATGGTGACGCACAGCCTGCATCTCGCCGCCACGCTCGATCGCCATGTCACCCTGCACGCGGGGCGGATCACATGA